In Streptomyces sannanensis, the DNA window GGCGGTGGGAAGGAGGAGCGCGCGGTTGGCACGTCTGATGATCGCAACCGTCAGCGTGGCGACGAGCAACCAGGCAAGCATGCCCGCGATACTCCCGAGGCTCGCAAGCGTCTTCTCACGTGTTTGGTCTGCCAGGAACGTTTCTGGGCTACCGATGTAGCTGCCGAGCAGCATCGCCCCAGTAAAACTTGCCATCGCGGCAATCAACTGGGCCCAATATTTCCGGCTCCTCAGCACCATCTTGCCCTGCTTCTGCCCGCCTGCTCCTTCGAGGAGGAGCTCAAGGCGTGCCGCCTGCCCGTGGGCCCAGGTGGCGTCGCGACCTGAGACTTGAACCTCGACTCGTTCTGTATCTATGGCGACAGTGACTTTGCGGTCGCCCGCCGGGTCTGCGGCTTCCAGGGTCACGTTGTCCCAGATGTCAAGGTTGCCAGGCGCGTTGGCGTTTCGAATGGAGTCAATGAGGTCGGCAAGAGCGCCGGCGCTGTACCTGGTGCTTTCTCGCTGGGTTGAGACCGACACCGATGCAGCAGGGATGCCATCGGGCGCCTGGTTGAAGATGCGGTCAAGTTCGCTGCGGCCGAGGCGGCATCTATAGAAGACGAGCCGAAGTTCGGTCTCGTGGCTCGGGTTCACCATGGCGGGGATCTTGGCGCATGTGGTGCGAGGTTGCCATGAGATCCGGCCAACGGTAACCGAGTTGAGTCACAATCACGTCGGCACAGGGAAGCCTTGGCCACTCCCACACAGGGTGGCACAGGTATCGTGGCCCAGTTCCGGGCGCGGAGCGGTCTCAGGGTTGGCCGGCTGACGCACGCCCCAGCTCAGTCCTGCCACGGCACCGACGTACAAGCGCCCACGAACTGGTACTCGTTCTTCTCCCCGTACTCCTCTGCGAGCCCTGCCGAGTCCCACTTCTCCCGACACTGGTCCTCGTCCGGCACTGCGGCCATCGGCGCCAACCCGCGCTTCAGGTTCTTGTCTCGTAGCAGCCGGCCGTACCTCTCCCCCGCGCGATGAGCCTGGATCACCACGTCAGTCTGGCGCTGGGCCTGCTCCTGCACTGTCCGCTCGTTGCCGCTGGAGCCGACGAGCCAAGCGGTGATCCCCCCTGCGATGGCCAGCACCACGGCAGTGCTGCTGATGGCCCATCTCCCCTGTCTCCCCATGAGGGCGGACAGTATCAGTCACCGTTATCCACAAGACGCCAACTATCCACAAGCCTCCCCGAGTTCGCGCGCCACGGCGTACAGTCGGTTCCGCACGAGCGGCGCCTTCTACTGCTCAGGTCGCTGTGTCCTATTCGGGGGCGCAGGGCCTGAGTGATGGGAGGACGCGATGGGGAGTCATCGAAAGCCCCCTGAGGGGGGTGGAGGTGGCCCCGGCCGCTTGAGACTCTGGGCCCTGCTGATCCAGATTGCACTCTGGGTCTGGGACCACCTCTGACCGGCCGAGGCCGTGCACCCTGGGTCCGACCGTCGATGCTGCCAGGCTGGCGGTCGGGCCCAACCCAACGCACTGGTTAGTGCGTTGACGTCATTGCCAATGTAGCTCTCCACGCTCAACTTTGTCTGCCGCATGCGACATTCCAAATGCGACATTCCCAATGCCATCATGCGGCATTGCCAGCGGCGGAAGCCGTATTGCTACTGGGGCCATTACGAACCTCAGCGGCGTCCGTGGAGGCGGTGGTCTGCGCCGGTGTGGAGGCCGGTGTCGAGCTGGTCGGGGTCGGCAAGTTCGGTCAGGGCGTGTACGGCGGCGTCCATGCGGTCGGGGCTGTCCATGCCGGCGACCCAGGTGACCATCTGGTCTTCGAGCTTGGGGTAGGTGCCGACGTGGTGGACGAGGCCCTGCTCGTAGAGCTGGGCGATGGGCTCGGCGCGGAGGCGTTTGCCGACCTTGGCGGTGACCTCGAGGACCATGGGCATGAGGAGTCCGGCGGTGATGCCCTGGCGCTGGAGCTGCTCCCAGGCCTGGCGGACGATCTGCTTGGCCATGTCTCCGCCGTAGTTGGACTCCACGACGATGGCGTCGGCACGGAGTTCGAGGGCGAGGCGGCAGGCGGTGACGCCCCAGTCGTTGGCGCCCATGCTGGCGGAGCGGTCATCGAGGACGTACAGGTGTCCGTCGTAGCCGCGGGCTGCCGCGACGACGCCCGTCTCATCACCGACCGCTGATTCTCCGCCGGCGGGGTCGACGGCGACGACGATGCGGGCCATGTCGAGTCCGCCGAACGCCACGACCGAGGTGCGGTGGTGGTCGATCCAAGCGCGCTGCCAGACTCCCCCCTCGGGCGGGCGGGGCTTTTGCTGGTAGAGCGCGGCCCAGACGCGTTCTCCTACACGCTTGCGGGTCTTGGCGTGGTGGTCGGCACCGAAGCGTTCGGGCCAGAGGGGTTCGCCGATCTTGCGGCCGAGGATGTCGTTAGGGCTGTCGGCGATGGCGGGTAGCTCGATGACACGCCATTCGTTGGCCTCGGCTTCAGCGAGGATGCGGCCGGAGAGGTCGTCCTCGTGCCAGCGGGTCTGGATGACGCAAACGGCGCCGTCGGGTTCGAGTCGGGTCTGGAGTACGGACTGCCACCAGTCCCAGGTCTTCTTGCGGATCGTCGGCGAGTCGGCGTCGGCCATGTCTTTGACCGGGTCGTCGACGATCGCGATCGTGGCGCCCTTGCCGGTGAGGCCGCCGCCGATACCAGCGGAGACGAAGCCTCCCTCGTGGCCGGCGATGTCAAAGCGGTTGCGTGCCTTGGAGCCGGGGTTGAGGTGGATGCCGAGGAAGTCGCCCCAGGTGGCGATGGCGTCTCGGATCCAGGCACCATGTTCGTCGGCGAGGTCGGCGGAGTACGAGCCGATGATGACGCGCCGCTCGGGGTACTTCCGCAGGAACCAGAGCGGCCCCCATCGGGATGCGCGGCGCGATTTGCCATGTCGGGGCGGCATGGACAGCATGACGCGGTCTTCGCGGCCCTCGGCCATGTCGATCCATGCTTGGTCGACCATGTGGAGGTGGCGGGCCTGCATTTCGCGGCGGTCGGTGAGTACGGCGGCGAGTGCGCCCGGGGAGCGGTCCATGGCGATCTGCCGCTCGACGTCGAGGAGGCGGGCACGCATGCGCGGGGTGGCGCGCTGAGCGAGGGCGCGGCGTACGTCGTTGGGCTGGGTGCGGTAGAAGGCCAGGATTTCTTCGAGGCGCTGGAGGTCATTCGCTGCCACGGGCGGCGTTCTCCGTGATCGCGATCAGGGCTTCCAGCTCGGCCAGGTCCGCGGTCTCGATCTGGAGCGGACCGCCCTCGGCGCCAGTGACTTCGGTGCGGGCTGGCTGGTCGAGGCCGAGGAGCTTGGCGCGGCGCTCCATGATCCGCAGGGCGCGGTCGATGGCGGCGAGGTTCCCGTCGCGGACTGCCTGTTTGTAGGCGACGAACCAGAGGCGGTCGAGGCGCTCGGCTTCCACGGAGCGCAGCTCTTCAACTTCTTCGTTGAGTACGGCGCGGCGCTCGCTGAGAGCCTCGCGGACGTCCTTGCAGGCCGCGCGGATCAGAGCGTCGTCGGTGGGTGGTTCTTGGCCCTTGGCGTATCGCTCGCAGCCGTAGCCCTGGGGGTAGGCGGCCCGGTCGGAGTTGATGGAGGGGTCGGCGGCGAGCTTGCGGGCGATGGTGAGCCAGTCGACGCCGGCAAGACGCAGGTCAATGGCGTCGGCGCGGCGCTTGGCGATGGCTGCGCGCTGTGCCTTGGTGGGGCGGGCCATCCGCGGACTCCTCCGTGCGGTGCGCCCCCGCGCCAAGTCCATGATCCCACTTGGCGGATCAGGCGAGACGCGCCCTCACAGATGGGGCGACGGACTACACTGCGCCACATGACGGAAACCGCCGACCCCATGCTCTGGCTGCGTGGGCGTAAGCGGGGCATGGTCGGCACCCGGCTCGTGGAGCTGGACGAGCGGCTGCGGACGATCCGCCCTAATGCCGACAATATGAGGCTGTCTGTCGGGCTCCATGATGTAGGCAAGGCATCGCCGACGTTCGACCTCGTCATGTCGCTGGGGTCGGGCAAGTCGCGCACGCTGCTTTGGACGTTCCTTCGGGTCAAGCGCCTCAGGGAGTCTCTGGGGAAGACTCAGAGGCAAGTTGCCGTCGCTGACCTGGCACGTCGGCTGCTCGCGTCAGCTGAAGAGGCGACCCACCGTCCAGCGATCACATCCGCCGTCATCTGCGCCGAGGCATCTCCCAACTGGGGGACGGCGCTTCCATCGATGGACGAGATGGCCGAGGCTGCCATCGAAGTCGAACAGCTGTGGCTCATCACCCTGGGGTTGCTGGTCGAGCTGTTCGGCTCTCACGTTTTCGTCTTTGGAGCGCATCCACCACCCCACGAATCGTCTCCTTGTGGCGTGATACGGCTCGCTTCTCCGCTTGTGCCTCGCGCGCCGGGAGGGCCGGCAGGTTTGCCGGTTTCTTCCAGTTCTTGCGCGCTTGCTGCCTGATCGTCTCGGATCTGGGCGGCTGCCGCCCGTATTTCGAGAGGTGCATCGGTGGACGGTCCCACTCTGTGGGCACTCGCGTTTATCGGGTTCATCAGCCTGGTGTGCGTGATGGGAACAAAGTTGGCCAGCGACGTTGAGCATTTCATCGCCGCTTGGATCGCGGTAATCCAACGGCTGCGCGACCTGCTGCGGCGTGACCATGACCGAGAGGGCGACGAGGAGGACGAGGAGGACGCCGACCGCGATCGCTAATCTGGCGGCCAGGTGAACCCGGCCCCTCTCGCTATAGAAGTCTCATCTGGCCATCTGGATGGTCACGCCGCGGTGGGGCGGTGAAGGGCGTATCGGGTACGTGCCTGTTCTGCTTGAGCCAGTGGGCGAACTGCCAGTTTCGGCAGGTGCGGTAACGGCTGGAGTGTCGTAGGGGTGCGTCGGCGGGGATGGAGTGCTCGCCCCATCCGTGGATGGGGCGAGCACCGGTGAGCCGTACGGTAAGACCACCCACGAGCGCCGGCCCTTCCCAGGTGTGGCCAACCGCAGGCTCAAAGGCGAGGTGGCCGTTGGCTGACCAGTTCCACGGGATGGGCAGTGCGCAGAGGTACCAGGCGTACGGCGGGTTCTCGGGGGGCAGGTGCACGGTCTGGACGCGGGCCCGTGGGTTGACTGGTGGGCGGTCTGGCCGGCCGAAGGTCTTCAGGCAGTGCTGGGTGAGGTCGACGTGCCTGACGCCAGCGAGCCACATGATTTGATATCTGGCCGCGGCTGTAATTGTGACGGCTATTGAGCCACTCATTTCCGCCCCCCAATTTCGCTAGTTTTCGATATTTCTCCGCGTGACCAATTCTATCAAATTGGTCACCAATTCACGATGTTTGCCGTGCCGGTATTCATCGGGATACGGCATATTGAATTCCTCGTCGAATGCCCGCTCGTAGTCAGACTGGTCGAGGGCGAGGGGGCGGCGGCAGACGGCCTTGAGGTTGGAGTCGGACACGTCGCTGATCTGCACGTCCTTGAAGTAGGACGTCAGCAGCGTCATGAGGGTGTCGGCGCTGTGGAAGCGCAGCTTCTGCCACTTGCCCTGGACGAAGTTCATTTCGACGTTGTGGCCGTCAAGGAACGCCATGCCAGTTGCGCCGGTGCCGGAGGTGGCGGACTTCGCGGTCTCGGCCCTGGTTTCTTTCAGGAGGTTGCGGGTGCCGATGCACACGACACCATCCGGTGCGCAGAGTGCGTTGACGGTGGTCAGTACCCAGTGCTGGTAGTCGAGGGATGTGGTGGCGTTGATGACAGAGTCGAGGACAACAACGTCGAACAGGCCGTGGGCCGTGAGGCTGCGGTTGATGTCGCGGATCATGCCGACGACGGCGCGGATGTCGACGGCGTACTTGCCGGGCGCGGTGCGGTACGGCTCGTAGTCAAGGACGGCGTAGCCCTTGCCGCGGAGCATCTTGGCGTAGTCGCCGTGGCCGGCGCCGAAGTCGATGACGCGCTGCTCGGGTTTCAGCCAGGGTAGGACGAGCCGGTCCCAGGTCTCGGAGCCGTAGGTGAGGCCGGTCTTGGCCTTGGAGCTGCGCTGGCGGAGCCGCTTGGGCTGGACGATGTGCTGGTTGTAGACGGGGGCCTGGTCCTCGAGAGCGGACCAGTCGTAGACGCCGTACTCGCCGGTGAGGTCGGTGACGAGCTGGCCGGCGTCCGGGGTGGGGATGGTCCAGGCGAGGAGGTTGAAGCGGTGCGCGGCGGCGACGACCGCGTACTCCGCGTTGAGGACGATGCGGCCTTGGTCGTCGATGACCACCGAGCCCCACGGGCCGTGCGCGGCGCACATCT includes these proteins:
- a CDS encoding terminase large subunit domain-containing protein: MAANDLQRLEEILAFYRTQPNDVRRALAQRATPRMRARLLDVERQIAMDRSPGALAAVLTDRREMQARHLHMVDQAWIDMAEGREDRVMLSMPPRHGKSRRASRWGPLWFLRKYPERRVIIGSYSADLADEHGAWIRDAIATWGDFLGIHLNPGSKARNRFDIAGHEGGFVSAGIGGGLTGKGATIAIVDDPVKDMADADSPTIRKKTWDWWQSVLQTRLEPDGAVCVIQTRWHEDDLSGRILAEAEANEWRVIELPAIADSPNDILGRKIGEPLWPERFGADHHAKTRKRVGERVWAALYQQKPRPPEGGVWQRAWIDHHRTSVVAFGGLDMARIVVAVDPAGGESAVGDETGVVAAARGYDGHLYVLDDRSASMGANDWGVTACRLALELRADAIVVESNYGGDMAKQIVRQAWEQLQRQGITAGLLMPMVLEVTAKVGKRLRAEPIAQLYEQGLVHHVGTYPKLEDQMVTWVAGMDSPDRMDAAVHALTELADPDQLDTGLHTGADHRLHGRR
- a CDS encoding ParB N-terminal domain-containing protein; translated protein: MSAPTVTFHEAFPLKNLRPADYNPRHLSAESFERLKDSIGRHGIVKPVILNRDGTLVAGHQRTKGMTALGLTHTPAVMLGSKVRLQDEIKFNLLHNKVETEASVVYADPGEIGTWSYIPWQSIRVTDRRNAAFINAIGQMCAAHGPWGSVVIDDQGRIVLNAEYAVVAAAHRFNLLAWTIPTPDAGQLVTDLTGEYGVYDWSALEDQAPVYNQHIVQPKRLRQRSSKAKTGLTYGSETWDRLVLPWLKPEQRVIDFGAGHGDYAKMLRGKGYAVLDYEPYRTAPGKYAVDIRAVVGMIRDINRSLTAHGLFDVVVLDSVINATTSLDYQHWVLTTVNALCAPDGVVCIGTRNLLKETRAETAKSATSGTGATGMAFLDGHNVEMNFVQGKWQKLRFHSADTLMTLLTSYFKDVQISDVSDSNLKAVCRRPLALDQSDYERAFDEEFNMPYPDEYRHGKHRELVTNLIELVTRRNIEN